The sequence TATTGGAATGGGTTCTTAGGTCAAAAATAGGTTCTTGGTTTTCACTTGAAGCGTATAAGAGTGCTCTTACTTGGTCTGTTTTTTTGTTTCCATTAGTTTTTGCATATAAGTTTTACGTTAATATATTAATAGGACAAAAACACTTTATGAAAAGAAACATAGCATATATTATCGAAAATAGCTCTCGTCTTTGCTTAGTTATATTATTCGTTTATTTTTGGAATGAAGATGTCTTAGGAGCTGTTAAAGCTTCAATCATTGCTTTATTATTAGCAACGTTGTATAGTTTTGTGAAAATTATAAAAGATAAGTATTTCTTTCTCATAAAACCGGATTTAGATTTATTTAAAAAAACCTTAAGTTTTGGCTTGAAGTCTTATTTAGGTAACATTACACAAATCTTCAATTATAGATTAGATATGTTTCTTGTAAATCATTTTTTAGGAGTTTCGGCTGTAGGTATATATTCTATAGCAGTCTCTGTAGGAGAGTTGTTATGGTATATTCCTATGAGCATAGGAAATATTCTTTTTCCAATTGTTAGTAGTAATTCTGAGGAATATGGAGATAAATATATTTCTTCTGTCGTACGAAAGACAATTCTTTTAACCTTAGCCGGAGCTTTAGGTATTTTATTGGCTGGTTGGTTTTTGATCCCATTTTTATTTGGGAATAAATTTATTTCTTCTGTAAAACCTTTAATTATACTATTGCCGGGAACTATAGCGATAAGTATTCATAAAGTGTTGGTATTCGCTCTTATGGGCAAAGGTTATCCCGAATACCTTTCATATAGTAGTGTAATTGCGTTTATCATAACTATTGGGCTGGACTTAGTTTTTATTCCGTTAATTGGTGTCTCAGGGGCTGCATTAGCATCCACTATAGCATATGTAATTTGCTTAATTTTTACTATGCATTGGTATAGGAAAACGACCACATTAAGTTTAACTAAAATTATAATTCCTCACAGGGATGATTTTAGGTATTTTTGGAATTATGGAAATAGAGTGATTAAAAAAATTTTCGGTTGATGTGTAGTTAACTAAACTTTATTTTAATCAGATGTAAAACTGTGCTGACTTATATAATATTAATAACAGTATTCTGTGCTTTTGTATTAGCTATAATATTTAAAAAAGCAGCGGGTAATATTGCACCTTCCCGACTAAATATGCTTTCTTTGATATTCTATGTTAAAATACTGTTGCAAACATTGATTGGAGTAACACTAGTAGCTATCGGAATAGATTTTCACCATCATGCAATTTATTATCTGGGAAAAGATATTCGTATTAAAATTTGGCTAATAGTTATGTATGCAGTATTGGCAATGACAATTACTACATTTCTGGTAACCAAAATTTTAGCCTCTGAAAAAATGGAATATTTATTAGAAAATTATCTTTTAAAGCCAGTAACGCCTGTTATGTCTAAAAAGGATATTGGAATCAAGATTATTCTAATCTTTCTGAGCATTTTATCTCTTTTGTCAGTGAGCTACGTATATTTTGTAATGTATTTTAAAATAGGCACCATACCTATTTTGGAATTGATAAAAGGTGCTTCCTATGAAAAATTAATTATGATTCGAATTTCCACTAGCTATCAATTTGCTAGTGATTACATATATAGACTTGGCGGTACCGCACTTACTCCTTTGCTTGCTTATATCTATTATGTTTACTGCTTAAAATTAGCTCCAAGTTTTAAGTACCGAGTTTTATTTATTTTTT is a genomic window of Caldisericia bacterium containing:
- a CDS encoding polysaccharide biosynthesis C-terminal domain-containing protein → RVLGPSGKGALSLILLIPNFIFLLMSLSIHQANIYFIGQYKNKLPNIISNTIIFVTVTGGLLAILEWVLRSKIGSWFSLEAYKSALTWSVFLFPLVFAYKFYVNILIGQKHFMKRNIAYIIENSSRLCLVILFVYFWNEDVLGAVKASIIALLLATLYSFVKIIKDKYFFLIKPDLDLFKKTLSFGLKSYLGNITQIFNYRLDMFLVNHFLGVSAVGIYSIAVSVGELLWYIPMSIGNILFPIVSSNSEEYGDKYISSVVRKTILLTLAGALGILLAGWFLIPFLFGNKFISSVKPLIILLPGTIAISIHKVLVFALMGKGYPEYLSYSSVIAFIITIGLDLVFIPLIGVSGAALASTIAYVICLIFTMHWYRKTTTLSLTKIIIPHRDDFRYFWNYGNRVIKKIFG